The following are encoded in a window of Rosa chinensis cultivar Old Blush chromosome 4, RchiOBHm-V2, whole genome shotgun sequence genomic DNA:
- the LOC112197873 gene encoding probable proteasome inhibitor: MANEKSVMAVIRAARPTFRNNNDKVAFAVHASFVASGYELIATGPPAFSDSALLSSSPIDEVGIDGWNELDDEYAFVYANAENKNKLLVKCLVMNEKLFVDALASHSLHLEINVGDYVGGESGSNYSSQFKNLETLVNTLDAQLLSKLDSSSSTSNVAPVSSETSERSITEPPTRPSDPPLPSRIVYPSVNPIGDSDRFPGPGAGMYPARGDFGGGGMLLGPNDPRWFGGIREPGFPGGQPGVPPGARFDPYGPPGVPGFEPNRFARNPRRPGGGTHPDLEHFGSGSDFI; this comes from the exons ATGGCGAACGAAAAGTCGGTGATGGCGGTGATCAGAGCGGCGAGGCCAACCTTCCGCAACAACAACGACAAGGTTGCTTTTGCAGTTCACGCCTCTTTCGTAGCCTCCGGGTACGAGCTCATCGCCACCGGGCCTCCTGCTTTTTCCGATTCTGCcctcctctcctcctccccaATCGATGAGGTAGGAATTGATGGATGGAACGAGCTTGACGACGAGTACGCTTTCGTCTACGCCAACGCCgaaaacaagaacaagttaCTGGTCAAATGCCTTGTGATGAACGAGAAATTGTTCGTGGATGCTTTGGCTTCTCACTCGCTCCATCTCGAAATCAA TGTGGGTGACTATGTTGGAGGAGAGAGTGGCAGCAATTACTCTTCACAGTTCAAAAATTTGGAGACACTGGTCAACACTCTGGACGCTCAACTTTTGTCTAAATTGGATTCCAGTTCCTCAACTAGTAACGTCGCCCCCGTAAG TTCAGAAACAAGTGAGAGATCAATTACTGAGCCTCCTACTCGACCTTCGGATCCTCCACTTCCTTCCAG AATTGTCTATCCTTCTGTTAATCCTATAGGTGATAGTGATCGTTTCCCTGGGCCTGGTGCTGGAATGTATCCTGCTAG AGGTGATTTTGGTGGTGGAGGCATGCTTCTAG GACCAAATGATCCTCGGTGGTTTGGCGGCATTAGAGAGCCTGGGTTTCCTGGAGGACAACC GGGTGTTCCTCCTGGTGCTCGTTTTGACCCCTATGGGCCACCTGGTGTTCCTGGTTTTGAGCCCAATAGGTTTGCAAG GAATCCACGGAGACCGGGGGGTGGCACTCATCCAGACTTGGAACATTTTGGGAGTGGTTCTGATTTCATTTAG